The DNA sequence CCGAGCCGCGCCAGGAGTCGCAGGGCTACCTTCTGGTTGACGGCGTTGTCTTCGGCCAATAGGATCTTGAGCGGCAGGCGGGTTGCCAGATCGGGATCAATCTGACTCTTGACCGCTTCGTCATGCTTACGCGTCGCCGCGGGTTGAGCCGAGAAAATAGTCAACAGGGCGTCGTATAGTTGTGAAGGTTTTATGGGCTTGGTAAGTTGAAAGGCGAAAAGGGCGGCGTCTGGTCCCACTTCCCGACAGCCCAGGGAGGAGTATAATACCAACGGCAGGTTGGGGCGATGGGCGCGAATCTCTCGACCCAGCATCAACCCATTCATGTCAGGCATCTGCATGTCCAGAATCGCCAGATCAAAGGGATCGCCGCGTTTGATCCACCCGAGGGCCTCCTGGGGGCTGCGGCTATCCCGCACCAGCATGCCCCAGGATTGGCTTTGGAGGACGAGGATACGACGATTGGTGTCGTTGTCGTCTACCGCCAACAGACGCTTCCCAGCCAACTGGGGTTGCCGGTGGAGCAGTTCGTGGCGGGTAATTACCGGCATAGCCACCGGTTCAGTACGTATCAGCAGATGGAAGGTTGATCCTTTCCCCGGCACGCCTTTGCTTTCCACCCACAAACGGCCGCCCATCATTTCACTGAGACGTTTGCTGATAGCCAGTCCCAGGCCGGTACCGCCATACTTTCGGGTAGTGGAAGCATCTATCTGGCTGAAAGACTGGAACATGCGGTTCAGGCGGTCGGGGGGAATGCCGATGCCGCTATCGGCCACAGAAAACCGCAACAGCATACTACCGGGAGGGAGAGCCGCAGCGTCAGGACCGTCTTCTCCCCTCACCGTCAGAGAGATTTCCCCCTGTTCGGTGAATTTAACGGCGTTGTTGAGCAGGTTGAGCAGAATCTGCCGCAGACGCGTGACGTCGCCAGCTATCGTGGCAGGCACCTGTTTATCCACATGGTAAACGAGTTCCAGTCCTTTCTGTTGCGCCGGCGTGACTATCAGGTCCAGGGCGCTTTCCAGGCATTCCCGCAGATCGAAAGGCTGGTGTTCCAGTTCCATTTTACCGGCTTCGATCTTGGAAAAGTCGAGGATGTCGTTGATAATGGTAAGCAGGGCTTCGCCGCTGCCGCGAATGGTCTCGCAGAATTCCCGCTGTTCCTCATTGAGGGGGGTATCAAGCAGCAGATTGGTCATGCCGATAACGCCGTTCATGGGAGTGCGGATTTCATGGCTCATGGTGGCCAGAAAGGTACTCTTGGCCTCGTTGGCGGCTTCGGCGGCTGTGCGGGCCTCGCTGGCCTCGGCATAGAGTTTGGCGTTGTCCAAGGCCAGGGAGGCCAATTCTCCAAACCTCTCCAACAGGGCCTTTTCCTCATCACTAAAGGTCTGGTCCGTTTCCCGGTGGCAGGCCAGACCCAGGACCCCGGTGACCTGAGAGCCGGATTTTAGTGGGATCCCCATAATCATCCTGATGGACTGGTAATCCAATCCCGGGGTATCGGCCCGTCCTCCCCAGTCCTGGTAATTTTCGATGAGCAGGGATTGGCCGGTTTGCCAGACCTGGCCTGACAGACCCTGTCCGAGCTTCAGGCAGGCCCCGATCAATTTCTCGAAGATTCCCATTCCCACCCGGCACTCCAGGATCATTCTTTCAGGATTTACTAAGTGAATGAAGCCGTGGGGAGTGCCCAGCAACTGGCCGGCGCGGCAGATGAGGGTCTGCAACAGATCGTGCAAGTTCAGGCGATTGATAAGGCCTAGCGTAGTTTCATTCAGTGCCGCCAGATATTCCTTCTGCCGGTACAGCGCCTCCTCCATATGTTTGCGCTCGGTGTTGTCCCGGATGATCTCGATAGCGCCCGTCAGGTGGTCCGAGGAGTCGTAGAGACCCCCGGCGGTGGCGATAAGATAAGCCCCACCGGCCTTTAGTTGCGGCACGTAGGTCTCGCCACAGAGAATCTCGCCCCGCCGGCTCACCTGGGCATAACGGGATCGGAACTCCTCTTCCTTGGCAAAGACAAAATCGATGAGAATGGGCCGACGCTCCCCATAAAAAGGCAGGGCGTATTCGTAGTTTCCCTTGCCCAGGATATCTTGGGCCTGGACTCCGGTCATGGCCTCGATGGCGCGGTTCCAGGCGATAACCTTCCCTTCCCGGTCAATGACCAGGGTTGCATCCGGCAGGAAATCGATGATATCCTGAAATTGCCGCTTTGATTCCCGTACCGCCTCTTCGGCCTCCTTCCGTTCGGTGATATCGAGGAAGGCGCCGTAAACAAACTCGAAGCCGCTTTGGGAGTGGCACATGATCTGGCTGGACTCCTGAATCCATAAAACCTTGCCGCTCCGGTGCCGGATTCGGTATTCCCGAATATAAGCCTTGTCTGTCTTTAAGGCCGTTATCAACTCTTTTTGAATCCGGTCCAGATCTTCGGGCACCACAATATCGAGCCATTTTATCCTGCGGGAATCAAATTCTGCTTTGGGGTAACCGGTCAAGACCTCGATCTTGTTGTCGATGAAGTCTACCGACCAGTCCATATAGCCCTTGAAGAAAACATTCGGCAGATTTTTCAATAGGAGTAAGTAGCTTGTCTCACGCGGCGGGACGGCGGCCTCCGAAGCGGCCCGCAAACGGGTTACTTCTTGACGCAGCCGGTTTAATTCGTCGAGCATCCGGTCCTGGGTCGTAGCTTCATCCCTCATCTTAAAATACT is a window from the Desulfobacca acetoxidans DSM 11109 genome containing:
- a CDS encoding response regulator, with amino-acid sequence MRDEATTQDRMLDELNRLRQEVTRLRAASEAAVPPRETSYLLLLKNLPNVFFKGYMDWSVDFIDNKIEVLTGYPKAEFDSRRIKWLDIVVPEDLDRIQKELITALKTDKAYIREYRIRHRSGKVLWIQESSQIMCHSQSGFEFVYGAFLDITERKEAEEAVRESKRQFQDIIDFLPDATLVIDREGKVIAWNRAIEAMTGVQAQDILGKGNYEYALPFYGERRPILIDFVFAKEEEFRSRYAQVSRRGEILCGETYVPQLKAGGAYLIATAGGLYDSSDHLTGAIEIIRDNTERKHMEEALYRQKEYLAALNETTLGLINRLNLHDLLQTLICRAGQLLGTPHGFIHLVNPERMILECRVGMGIFEKLIGACLKLGQGLSGQVWQTGQSLLIENYQDWGGRADTPGLDYQSIRMIMGIPLKSGSQVTGVLGLACHRETDQTFSDEEKALLERFGELASLALDNAKLYAEASEARTAAEAANEAKSTFLATMSHEIRTPMNGVIGMTNLLLDTPLNEEQREFCETIRGSGEALLTIINDILDFSKIEAGKMELEHQPFDLRECLESALDLIVTPAQQKGLELVYHVDKQVPATIAGDVTRLRQILLNLLNNAVKFTEQGEISLTVRGEDGPDAAALPPGSMLLRFSVADSGIGIPPDRLNRMFQSFSQIDASTTRKYGGTGLGLAISKRLSEMMGGRLWVESKGVPGKGSTFHLLIRTEPVAMPVITRHELLHRQPQLAGKRLLAVDDNDTNRRILVLQSQSWGMLVRDSRSPQEALGWIKRGDPFDLAILDMQMPDMNGLMLGREIRAHRPNLPLVLYSSLGCREVGPDAALFAFQLTKPIKPSQLYDALLTIFSAQPAATRKHDEAVKSQIDPDLATRLPLKILLAEDNAVNQKVALRLLARLGYRADVVANGLEALEAVRRQSYDVVLMDVQMPEMDGLEASRRIKLGEAGRAAPRIIALTADAMQGDREKCLAAGMDDYLTKPIKVEALVDALTRTQPQPAPEDQEAVIDPKIFADFRDSLGADFIGEVLAVFKEDAPELLRNLRQALADNDAELFRRAAHSLKSNSASFGAVTLAELARELEIIGKEGRLDGAEDSVAQAAIEYDRVQQALEKLIQI